In the Salarias fasciatus chromosome 13, fSalaFa1.1, whole genome shotgun sequence genome, one interval contains:
- the inpp5f gene encoding phosphatidylinositide phosphatase SAC2 isoform X1: MELFQAKDEYILQSGDRALWCSRKDGTMAVRPATDLLLAWNPVCLGLVEGVIGKIQLHTDLPLGLVLIRQKALVGHLPGNHKVYKITKIAVIPLSDEEPQELELELCKKHHFGIDKPEKLAPSPDESKFLMKTLSQIKSNVAVPIKKKYSPAFQVKENKEKERLERRLLDELYKIFMDSDSFYYSMTYDLTNSVQRQGDSEKSGLPLWKQVDDRFFWNKHMIQDLIDLQVPDVDFWVTPIIQGFVQVEELVVNYNETSDEERSSPETPPKEITCVDDIHPRFTVALISRRSRHRAGMRYKRRGVDTDGHVANYVETEQLIHVHSHTLSFVQTRGSVPVFWSQAGYRYNPRPRLEKGENETMSYFASHFEEQLKLYTKQVIINLVDQGGREKLIGDAYLKQVLLYNNPNLTYVSFDFHEHCRGMKFENVQILTDAISDIITDMKWAWVDQAGVICKQEGIFRVNCMDCLDRTNVVQAAIARVVMEQQLKKLGVMPPEQPLPLKCYRIYQVMWANNGDTISRQYAGTAALKGDFTRTGERKLAGVMKDGVNSANRYYLNRFRDAYRQAVIDLMMGLPVTEDLYSIFSKEKEHEEKEKESIRGAQEQVSLLLQTYMQLLLPDDEKFHGGWALINCDMSLIDANNKDVDVLLLLSDKAYYIAYYDEEADKVNQYQRLNLEGLEKIEIGPEPTLFGKPKFCCMRLHYRNEEAGGYFHTLRAATRNPEDDGKDTLQCIAEMLRITKQATGLDLLVVEKKMERRQTRPHEDIMGIQNKPADQVQGSSGLAQGKSFLLNKFSSLNQKVKQTKTNVNIGPFKPLGKLGTFSKPDVKVNFLKPTMHVNLWKSDSSLETSDSNPGIGGLKEDHFDISSDSDSYNSDPEHPCSGSLENVDYVLPSCGIVASNPRLGSRSQSIGSVELNIPSVIRVTGCDGKQGGTPPVGEDKSPGAASVAEEAILIDFGTPIDAYCHQFVQDAQTKPVEVFGERPPAAAPPPNPVVPAQSKTPADPDKQQSSDPEPQLPRPSQLDVQSSTSSTSLLSVQKPSSAVSGGSQRSLSSQIEGSLGPSPADSNGSRVVSPFAKIKSSMVQVASLTQAGLTQGINFAVAKVQKSPEPDAVNEAQESELKAMFTQCQTRIIQI; the protein is encoded by the exons ATGGAGCTGTTCCAGGCCAAAGACGAATACATTCTCCAGAGCGGGGACCGAGCTCTGTGGTGCAGCCGAAAGGACGGGACGATGGCAGTCAGACCTG cgACGGACCTGTTGTTAGCTTGGAATccagtgtgtttgggtttggtGGAAGGTGTCATTGGAAAGATCCAGCTTCACACAG ATCTCCCCCTCGGACTCGTATTAATCCGCCAGAAAGCGCTGGTGGGCCATTTACCAGGCAACCACAAAGTCTACAAGATCACCAAGATCGCTGTCATCCCCCTGTCCGATGAAGAGCCCCAGGAGCTCGAGTTGGAG CTTTGCAAGAAGCATCATTTCGGAATCGACAAACCAGAGAAGCTGGCTCCGTCACCGGATGAATCCAAGTTCTTAATGAAAACTTTGAGTcagatcaaatcaaatgtagCAGTGCCCATCAAGAAAAAG TATTCCCCTGCCTTCCAGGTCAAGGAGAACAAAGAGAAGGAGCGGCTGGAGAGACGGCTGCTGGACGAGCTGTACAAGATATTCATGGACTCGGACTCCTTCTACTACAGCATGACGTACGACCTGACGAACAGCGTGCAGCGTCAAGGAGACTCGGAGAAGTCCGGCCTGCCCTTGTGGAAACAG GTGGACGACCGTTTCTTCTGGAACAAGCACATGATCCAGGATCTCATTGACCTTCAG GTCCCAGATGTCGACTTCTGGGTGACGCCGATCATCCAGGGTTttgtgcaggtggaggagctggtggtgaACTACAATGAGACGTCAGACGAGGAGCGGAGCAGCCCCGAGACGCCGCCGAAAGAGATCACCTGTGTGGACGACATTCACCCTCGCTTCACCGTCGCTCTGATCTCCAGGCGGAGCCGCCACCGCGCCG ggATGCGGTACAAGCGCAGGGGAGTGGATACAGATGGCCATGTGGCGAACTATGTCGAGACGGAGCAGTTGATCCACGTGCACAGCCACACGCTCTCCTTCGTTCAGACGCGTGGCTCTGTGCCCGTCTTCTGGAGCCAGGCGGGCTACCGCTACAATCCCCGGCCTCGCTTAGAAAAAG gGGAGAATGAGACCATGTCTTACTTCGCTTCTCACTTTGAGGAGCAACTTAAACTCTACACGAAACAA GTCATCATTAACTTGGTGGATCAAGGTGGacgggagaagctgattggcgACGCATATCTGAAGCAAGTCCTGCTTTACAACAACCCAAACCTCACATATGTTTCATTTGACTTCCACGAGCACTG CCGCGGCATGAAGTTTGAGAACGTGCAAATACTGACAGATGCAATCTCCGATATCATCACTGACATGAAGTGGGCCTG GGTGGATCAAGCGGGAGTCATCTGCAAGCAGGAGGGGATCTTCAGAGTCAACTGTATGGACTGTCTGGACAGGACCAACGTGGTCCAGGCTGCTATTGCTCGAGTGGTGATGGAACAGCAG CTGAAGAAGCTGGGCGTGATGCCTCCGGAGCAGCCGCTGCCTCTCAAATGCTACAGGATCTATCAGGTCATGTGGGCCAACAACGGCGACACCATCAGCCGACAGTACGCAGGAACGGCAGCGCTCAAG GGAGATTTCACCCGGACCGGGGAGAGAAAACTGGCCGGAGTGATGAAGGACGGCGTGAACTCGGCCAACCGATACTATCTGAACCGCTTTCGGGACGCTTATAGGCAAGCCGTCATCG ATCTGATGATGGGCCTGCCGGTGACGGAAGACCTGTACTCCATCTTCAGTAAGGAGAAGGAGcacgaggagaaggagaaggagagcaTTCGAGGAGCCCAGGAGCAGGtcagcctcctgctgcagacctacatgcagctcctgctgcccgACGATGAGAAGTTTCATGGCGGTTGGGCTCTGATCAATTGTGACATGAG CCTCATCGATGCAAACAACAAAGATGTGGAcgtgctgctcctcctgtctgACAAAGCCTACTACATCGCTTA CTATGATGAAGAAGCAGATAAAGTCAACCAGTACCAGCGCCTGAACCTAGAAGGCTTAGAAAAGATAGAAATCG gGCCCGAGCCGACTCTGTTCGGGAAGCCAAAGTTCTGCTGCATGCGTCTGCACTACAGGAACGAGGAGGCCGGCGGATACTTTCACACGCTGAGAGCGGCAACGCGAAACCCTGAGGACGACGGAAAAG ACACATTGCAGTGCATAGCTGAGATGCTGCGCATAACGAAGCAGGCCACAGGGCTGGATCTGCTTGTGGTCGAGAAGAAGATGGAGAG GCGGCAGACCAGGCCTCATGAAGACATAATGGGGATCCAAAACAAGCCTGCGGACCAGGTCCAAGGGAGCTCCGGTCTGGCTCAGGGCAAGAGTTTCCTCCTCAACAAATTCTCCTCACTCAATCAGAAAGTGAAGCAGACTAAGACCAACGTCAACATCGGCCCCTTCAAGCCCCTCGGTAAGCTGGGCACCTTCTCCAAGCCCGACGTGAAAGTCAATTTCCTGAAGCCAACGATGCACGTCAACCTGTGGAAGTCGGACAGCAGCTTGGAGACGTCGGACAGCAACCCCGGCATAGGGGGCCTCAAAGAAGATCACTTCGACATCTCCTCCGACTCAGACTCGTACAACTCAGACCCGGAACACCCGTGTTCGGGGTCCTTAGAAAACGTGGATTATGTGTTGCCCAGCTGTGGCATCGTAGCGTCAAATCCACGGCTGGGCAGCCGCTCTCAGTCCATCGGCAGCGTGGAGCTAAACATCCCGTCTGTCATCCGGGTCACCGGCTGCGACGGAAAACAGGGCGGCACCCCTCCGGTCGGCGAGGACAAGTCGCCCGGGGCCGCCTCGGTGGCCGAAGAAGCCATCCTGATTGACTTTGGCACTCCCATCGACGCCTACTGCCACCAGTTCGTCCAGGACGCACAGACCAAACCCGTGGAGGTGTTTGGAGAGCGCCCGccagccgccgcgccgccgcccaACCCCGTAGTGCCTGCGCAGAGTAAAACCCCAGCAGACCCGGACAAGCAGCAGAGCTCGGACCCGGAGCCCCAGCTCCCCAGGCCATCCCAGCTGGACGTCCAGTCCTCTACCTCCAGCACCAGCCTGCTCTCCGTCCAGAAGCCCAGCTCCGCCGTCTCAGGAGGCTCTCAGAGGAGCCTGAGCTCGCAGATAGAGGGCAGCCTCGGCCCCTCGCCGGCCGACAGCAACGGCAGCCGCGTGGTGTCCCCTTTTGCCAAGATCAAGAGCTCCATGGTCCAGGTGGCCAGCCTGACCCAGGCGGGGCTCACCCAGGGCATCAACTTCGCCGTGGCGAAGGTGCAGAAGAGCCCCGAGCCGGACGCCGTCAACGAGGCCCAGGAGAGCGAGCTGAAG
- the bag3 gene encoding BAG family molecular chaperone regulator 3 yields MSQYSAASSMNGMKTQSPTLTMASNESEPLPLGWEVKIDPQTGWPFFVDHNNRTTTWNDPRHDSKKVREVSANGPNIPPEPSPQETQKTFVREMKHPILRPGYVPIPVFHEGAELRQQQHPCYSYIQPSTAQTIRTDGRTPSPTPGLHCRPRSPLHGPSDSCPTEPAKVGSPVSQTPEIYPAPHHQPPRPSSTGLQAGYIPIPVIHEGGGGQTQAQLNPSVYSQRVPYPEHQQPFHRLQTDEWPGYSSAMQPPRERASPILLPQHRDASSIHLPPHVRSQSPIVTQVLGERPQAQQHVLAREQPQKMEQEQQGVPQKPENTPLQQPLHTEVDVQKPQQPHQFQQPPPQQPQQFQQPQPFQKPQHFQQPQQFQQPQQFQPPHQVHQTQQFQQPPQFQPPQQVHQTQQFQQPQQVHQTQQFQQPQQFPQPQQFQPSQQVHQAQQFQQPQQFQQPQQFQQPQQFQQPQHYQQPQQSQQPQQFQQIPPQTPPQPQQLEQLPPQQFQLPHKPEQPQQHVADITVQIPPKPEAQDTTAAPPEVPPSPVEAEQTPQCPIHPGLMKVQQIVGRVAKLEQEVKCFEGKKNDKKYLLLEELLTKELLALDSVDPEGRVDVRQARRDGVRRVQTILEELEQLEEQPVRPPGETAMEGDDPSQKGEPGLIAKENVEAAREIS; encoded by the exons ATGTCTCAGTACTCGGCGGCCAGCAGCATGAACGGCATGAAGACTCAGTCCCCGACCCTGACGATGGCGAGCAACGAGAGCGAGCCGCTGCCGCTGGGCTGGGAGGTGAAGATCGACCCCCAGACCGGATGGCCCTTCTTCGTGGATCACAACAACCGCACGACCACCTGGAATGACCCGAGGCACGACTCGAAAAAG GTCCGAGAAGTATCAGCCAATGGACCCAACATACCACCAGAACCGAGTCCACAAGAGACCCAGAAGACCTTTGTCAGGGAGATGAAGCACCCTATCCTTCGCCCGGGTTATGTTCCCATCCCAGTCTTCCATGAGGGCGCTGAgctgagacagcagcagcatccgtGCTACTCCTACATCCAGCCGTCCACTGCACAGACTATCCGGACAGATGGGAGGACGCCGTCCCCGACGCCGGGGCTCCACTGCAGGCCCAGGTCACCACTGCATGGCCCGTCGGACAGCTGCCCCACCGAGCCGGCCAAGGTGGGCTCACCGGTTTCACAGACACCAGAG ATTTATCCGGCCCCACATCACCAACCTCCTCGGCCCAGCAGCACCGGTCTTCAAGCTGGTTATATCCCGATTCCAGTGATTCacgagggtggaggaggacagacgcAGGCTCAGTTAAATCCCTCTGTCTACTCTCAGCGCGTCCCTTACCCTGAGCATCAGCAGCCCTTCCATCGCCTTCAGACGGACGAATGGCCCGGCTATTCTTCTGCAATGCAACCACCTCGAGAAAGGGCCTCTCCAATACTGCTGCCCCAGCACCGCGACGCTTCTTCTATTCATCTTCCACCTCATGTCCGAAGCCAGTCGCCTATTGTAACCCAGGTGCTGGGGGAAAGACCACAG GCTCAGCAGCATGTCCTCGCAAGAGAGCAGCCCCAGAAAATGGAGCAGGAGCAACAAGGCGTGCCGCAGAAACCTGagaacacgccgctccagcaACCGTTGCACACGGAAGTCGACGTCCAAAAGCCTCAACAACCTCATCAGttccagcagcctccacctcagcaaCCCCAGCAGTTTCAGCAACCTCAGCCGTTCCAGAAGCCCCAACATTTTCAACAACCTCAGCAGTTTCAGCAACCCCAACAGTTCCAGCCTCCTCATCAGgtacaccagacccaacaatttCAGCAACCCCCGCAGTTTCAGCCGCCTCAACAAGTACACCAAACCCAACAATTTCAGCAACCCCAACAAGTACACCAAACCCAACAATTTCAGCAACCCCAACAGTTCCCACAACCCCAACAGTTCCAGCCGTCCCAACAGGTACACCAAGCCCAACAGTTCCAGCAACCCCAACAATTTCAGCAACCCCAACAGTTCCAGCAACCCCAACAATTTCAGCAACCCCAACACTACCAGCAACCCCAGCAGTCTCAACAACCCCAACAGTTTCAACAGATACCACCTCAAACGCCTCCTCAGCCTCAACAACTTGAACAGTTACCACCGCAACAGTTCCAGCTGCCTCACAAGCCAGAGCAACCCCAACAACATGTTGCAGACATCACAGTTCAAATACCTCCAAAACCAGAGGCTCAGGATACCACTGCTGCTCCGCCGGAGGTCCCTCCTTCACCGGTAGAGGCTGAACAGACCCCACAGTGTCCCATCCACCCAGGTTTGATGAAGGTACAGCAAATAGTCGGACGAGTTGCCAAACTGGAGCAGGAGGTGAAATGTTTCGAAGGGAAAAAGAACGACAAGAAATACCTtttactggaggagctgctgaccaaAGAGCTGCTAGCCCTGGACTCGGTTGACCCGGAGGGTCGTGTGGATGTACGGCAGGCGAGACGGGACGGAGTCCGCCGCGTTCAGACCATACTGGAAGAACTAGAACAACTGGAGGAGCAGCCAGTCAGGCCCCCGGGTGAGACTGCCATGGAGGGGGACGACCCGTCACAGAAAGGAGAACCTGGCCTGATCGCCAAGGAGAATGTAGAGGCGGCGAGGGAGATCTCGTAA
- the inpp5f gene encoding phosphatidylinositide phosphatase SAC2 isoform X2 — MELFQAKDEYILQSGDRALWCSRKDGTMAVRPATDLLLAWNPVCLGLVEGVIGKIQLHTDLPLGLVLIRQKALVGHLPGNHKVYKITKIAVIPLSDEEPQELELELCKKHHFGIDKPEKLAPSPDESKFLMKTLSQIKSNVAVPIKKKVKENKEKERLERRLLDELYKIFMDSDSFYYSMTYDLTNSVQRQGDSEKSGLPLWKQVDDRFFWNKHMIQDLIDLQVPDVDFWVTPIIQGFVQVEELVVNYNETSDEERSSPETPPKEITCVDDIHPRFTVALISRRSRHRAGMRYKRRGVDTDGHVANYVETEQLIHVHSHTLSFVQTRGSVPVFWSQAGYRYNPRPRLEKGENETMSYFASHFEEQLKLYTKQVIINLVDQGGREKLIGDAYLKQVLLYNNPNLTYVSFDFHEHCRGMKFENVQILTDAISDIITDMKWAWVDQAGVICKQEGIFRVNCMDCLDRTNVVQAAIARVVMEQQLKKLGVMPPEQPLPLKCYRIYQVMWANNGDTISRQYAGTAALKGDFTRTGERKLAGVMKDGVNSANRYYLNRFRDAYRQAVIDLMMGLPVTEDLYSIFSKEKEHEEKEKESIRGAQEQVSLLLQTYMQLLLPDDEKFHGGWALINCDMSLIDANNKDVDVLLLLSDKAYYIAYYDEEADKVNQYQRLNLEGLEKIEIGPEPTLFGKPKFCCMRLHYRNEEAGGYFHTLRAATRNPEDDGKDTLQCIAEMLRITKQATGLDLLVVEKKMERRQTRPHEDIMGIQNKPADQVQGSSGLAQGKSFLLNKFSSLNQKVKQTKTNVNIGPFKPLGKLGTFSKPDVKVNFLKPTMHVNLWKSDSSLETSDSNPGIGGLKEDHFDISSDSDSYNSDPEHPCSGSLENVDYVLPSCGIVASNPRLGSRSQSIGSVELNIPSVIRVTGCDGKQGGTPPVGEDKSPGAASVAEEAILIDFGTPIDAYCHQFVQDAQTKPVEVFGERPPAAAPPPNPVVPAQSKTPADPDKQQSSDPEPQLPRPSQLDVQSSTSSTSLLSVQKPSSAVSGGSQRSLSSQIEGSLGPSPADSNGSRVVSPFAKIKSSMVQVASLTQAGLTQGINFAVAKVQKSPEPDAVNEAQESELKAMFTQCQTRIIQI, encoded by the exons ATGGAGCTGTTCCAGGCCAAAGACGAATACATTCTCCAGAGCGGGGACCGAGCTCTGTGGTGCAGCCGAAAGGACGGGACGATGGCAGTCAGACCTG cgACGGACCTGTTGTTAGCTTGGAATccagtgtgtttgggtttggtGGAAGGTGTCATTGGAAAGATCCAGCTTCACACAG ATCTCCCCCTCGGACTCGTATTAATCCGCCAGAAAGCGCTGGTGGGCCATTTACCAGGCAACCACAAAGTCTACAAGATCACCAAGATCGCTGTCATCCCCCTGTCCGATGAAGAGCCCCAGGAGCTCGAGTTGGAG CTTTGCAAGAAGCATCATTTCGGAATCGACAAACCAGAGAAGCTGGCTCCGTCACCGGATGAATCCAAGTTCTTAATGAAAACTTTGAGTcagatcaaatcaaatgtagCAGTGCCCATCAAGAAAAAG GTCAAGGAGAACAAAGAGAAGGAGCGGCTGGAGAGACGGCTGCTGGACGAGCTGTACAAGATATTCATGGACTCGGACTCCTTCTACTACAGCATGACGTACGACCTGACGAACAGCGTGCAGCGTCAAGGAGACTCGGAGAAGTCCGGCCTGCCCTTGTGGAAACAG GTGGACGACCGTTTCTTCTGGAACAAGCACATGATCCAGGATCTCATTGACCTTCAG GTCCCAGATGTCGACTTCTGGGTGACGCCGATCATCCAGGGTTttgtgcaggtggaggagctggtggtgaACTACAATGAGACGTCAGACGAGGAGCGGAGCAGCCCCGAGACGCCGCCGAAAGAGATCACCTGTGTGGACGACATTCACCCTCGCTTCACCGTCGCTCTGATCTCCAGGCGGAGCCGCCACCGCGCCG ggATGCGGTACAAGCGCAGGGGAGTGGATACAGATGGCCATGTGGCGAACTATGTCGAGACGGAGCAGTTGATCCACGTGCACAGCCACACGCTCTCCTTCGTTCAGACGCGTGGCTCTGTGCCCGTCTTCTGGAGCCAGGCGGGCTACCGCTACAATCCCCGGCCTCGCTTAGAAAAAG gGGAGAATGAGACCATGTCTTACTTCGCTTCTCACTTTGAGGAGCAACTTAAACTCTACACGAAACAA GTCATCATTAACTTGGTGGATCAAGGTGGacgggagaagctgattggcgACGCATATCTGAAGCAAGTCCTGCTTTACAACAACCCAAACCTCACATATGTTTCATTTGACTTCCACGAGCACTG CCGCGGCATGAAGTTTGAGAACGTGCAAATACTGACAGATGCAATCTCCGATATCATCACTGACATGAAGTGGGCCTG GGTGGATCAAGCGGGAGTCATCTGCAAGCAGGAGGGGATCTTCAGAGTCAACTGTATGGACTGTCTGGACAGGACCAACGTGGTCCAGGCTGCTATTGCTCGAGTGGTGATGGAACAGCAG CTGAAGAAGCTGGGCGTGATGCCTCCGGAGCAGCCGCTGCCTCTCAAATGCTACAGGATCTATCAGGTCATGTGGGCCAACAACGGCGACACCATCAGCCGACAGTACGCAGGAACGGCAGCGCTCAAG GGAGATTTCACCCGGACCGGGGAGAGAAAACTGGCCGGAGTGATGAAGGACGGCGTGAACTCGGCCAACCGATACTATCTGAACCGCTTTCGGGACGCTTATAGGCAAGCCGTCATCG ATCTGATGATGGGCCTGCCGGTGACGGAAGACCTGTACTCCATCTTCAGTAAGGAGAAGGAGcacgaggagaaggagaaggagagcaTTCGAGGAGCCCAGGAGCAGGtcagcctcctgctgcagacctacatgcagctcctgctgcccgACGATGAGAAGTTTCATGGCGGTTGGGCTCTGATCAATTGTGACATGAG CCTCATCGATGCAAACAACAAAGATGTGGAcgtgctgctcctcctgtctgACAAAGCCTACTACATCGCTTA CTATGATGAAGAAGCAGATAAAGTCAACCAGTACCAGCGCCTGAACCTAGAAGGCTTAGAAAAGATAGAAATCG gGCCCGAGCCGACTCTGTTCGGGAAGCCAAAGTTCTGCTGCATGCGTCTGCACTACAGGAACGAGGAGGCCGGCGGATACTTTCACACGCTGAGAGCGGCAACGCGAAACCCTGAGGACGACGGAAAAG ACACATTGCAGTGCATAGCTGAGATGCTGCGCATAACGAAGCAGGCCACAGGGCTGGATCTGCTTGTGGTCGAGAAGAAGATGGAGAG GCGGCAGACCAGGCCTCATGAAGACATAATGGGGATCCAAAACAAGCCTGCGGACCAGGTCCAAGGGAGCTCCGGTCTGGCTCAGGGCAAGAGTTTCCTCCTCAACAAATTCTCCTCACTCAATCAGAAAGTGAAGCAGACTAAGACCAACGTCAACATCGGCCCCTTCAAGCCCCTCGGTAAGCTGGGCACCTTCTCCAAGCCCGACGTGAAAGTCAATTTCCTGAAGCCAACGATGCACGTCAACCTGTGGAAGTCGGACAGCAGCTTGGAGACGTCGGACAGCAACCCCGGCATAGGGGGCCTCAAAGAAGATCACTTCGACATCTCCTCCGACTCAGACTCGTACAACTCAGACCCGGAACACCCGTGTTCGGGGTCCTTAGAAAACGTGGATTATGTGTTGCCCAGCTGTGGCATCGTAGCGTCAAATCCACGGCTGGGCAGCCGCTCTCAGTCCATCGGCAGCGTGGAGCTAAACATCCCGTCTGTCATCCGGGTCACCGGCTGCGACGGAAAACAGGGCGGCACCCCTCCGGTCGGCGAGGACAAGTCGCCCGGGGCCGCCTCGGTGGCCGAAGAAGCCATCCTGATTGACTTTGGCACTCCCATCGACGCCTACTGCCACCAGTTCGTCCAGGACGCACAGACCAAACCCGTGGAGGTGTTTGGAGAGCGCCCGccagccgccgcgccgccgcccaACCCCGTAGTGCCTGCGCAGAGTAAAACCCCAGCAGACCCGGACAAGCAGCAGAGCTCGGACCCGGAGCCCCAGCTCCCCAGGCCATCCCAGCTGGACGTCCAGTCCTCTACCTCCAGCACCAGCCTGCTCTCCGTCCAGAAGCCCAGCTCCGCCGTCTCAGGAGGCTCTCAGAGGAGCCTGAGCTCGCAGATAGAGGGCAGCCTCGGCCCCTCGCCGGCCGACAGCAACGGCAGCCGCGTGGTGTCCCCTTTTGCCAAGATCAAGAGCTCCATGGTCCAGGTGGCCAGCCTGACCCAGGCGGGGCTCACCCAGGGCATCAACTTCGCCGTGGCGAAGGTGCAGAAGAGCCCCGAGCCGGACGCCGTCAACGAGGCCCAGGAGAGCGAGCTGAAG